A portion of the uncultured Draconibacterium sp. genome contains these proteins:
- a CDS encoding histidine kinase, whose translation MKVFKYRLLNHILFWIFIFTFYTVPYLLSYGFVLEAFINIIYIPVDIIGVYIVIEYLIPRFVFKKRNFGIFIFGTAVIIAGNIAISQFIKLNIQPMLGFWVVRRPFSTEIFSALLNNFMIIGTATAFKLFRHSYSIQLSQSELERKTVQSELGILRSQVNPHFLFNVLNNIDALIFEDKEKASNAIVLLSKIMRYMLQESTHEKVKLDKELSYIQDYLELAKLSFANPEFLKFEQKGLPNSQMVPPLLFIPIIENAVKHCNKQSELPGVIINFNIEADCIELQTSNFVKRNDFKLPDSGTGTGLKNVEKRLKLLYGSNYTFDINKDMDKFDVHIKVPV comes from the coding sequence ATGAAAGTCTTTAAATACCGTTTACTCAACCATATCCTTTTTTGGATATTTATATTCACTTTCTACACTGTCCCCTACCTACTATCGTATGGATTTGTGCTGGAAGCGTTCATAAATATCATTTATATTCCTGTTGATATTATTGGTGTTTACATTGTTATTGAATATCTCATTCCGCGTTTTGTTTTCAAGAAACGGAACTTTGGTATTTTCATTTTCGGAACGGCTGTAATCATTGCCGGCAACATTGCTATTTCGCAGTTTATAAAACTGAATATACAACCCATGCTGGGTTTTTGGGTGGTTCGCCGTCCGTTTAGTACCGAAATATTTTCGGCCTTACTGAATAATTTTATGATTATTGGTACTGCCACAGCTTTTAAACTCTTTCGGCATTCATACAGCATTCAATTGTCGCAGTCGGAACTGGAACGAAAAACTGTTCAATCGGAACTTGGGATACTTCGCTCGCAGGTAAATCCGCATTTTCTTTTTAATGTATTAAACAATATCGATGCGCTTATTTTTGAAGACAAAGAAAAAGCATCGAATGCCATTGTTCTGTTGTCGAAGATTATGCGTTACATGCTACAGGAGTCGACCCACGAAAAAGTTAAACTCGACAAAGAACTAAGCTACATACAAGATTACCTTGAGCTGGCCAAACTCAGTTTTGCAAATCCCGAGTTTCTGAAATTTGAACAAAAAGGGCTGCCAAATTCGCAAATGGTTCCCCCGTTATTGTTTATTCCAATTATTGAAAATGCGGTGAAACATTGTAATAAGCAGTCGGAGTTGCCTGGTGTAATCATTAACTTTAACATTGAAGCAGACTGTATTGAATTACAAACCTCGAATTTTGTAAAACGCAACGATTTTAAACTTCCCGACAGCGGCACCGGAACCGGCCTAAAAAATGTTGAAAAGCGGCTAAAATTACTTTACGGCAGTAATTACACTTTTGATATTAACAAGGATATGGATAAATTTGATGTACACATTAAAGTGCCGGTGTAA
- a CDS encoding dicarboxylate/amino acid:cation symporter, whose translation MKILKIKLHWQILIALVLSVLFGYLAPEATKYTSWMGDIFLRALKMVIIPLILSSIISGVTSMGEGSNLGRLGLKTLLYYLSTSTLAILTGLFIVNLVKPGIGVELGFSQSVEGLAEKAGSVKEILYRLIPDNIVDAMAQGTILSVIFFAIIFGYFITKVEDPYKNSLKTFFDAIFEVMMKVTLFIIRFTPLGIFGIVAGEVARNASQLGSIAGSLAVYSLCVIAGLLLHAFVILPLIVRFVGKAKPFTHFKNMATPLLTAFSTSSSSATLPLTMEALEHKSGVSNKITSFTLPLGATINMDGTALYECMAAMFIAQAYGVDLSITQQAFVVVTALLASIGAAGIPMAGLVMITVVLSAVGLPLEGIGLILAVDRPLDMLRTSVNVWSDSCGAVTVARSENEETAVAM comes from the coding sequence ATGAAAATTCTGAAGATAAAATTACACTGGCAAATCCTTATTGCTTTAGTACTGTCTGTATTATTTGGTTATTTGGCACCTGAAGCCACAAAATATACTTCGTGGATGGGAGATATATTTCTTCGTGCCTTAAAAATGGTCATCATTCCGCTTATTCTTAGCTCAATTATTAGTGGAGTTACCAGTATGGGTGAAGGCAGTAACCTTGGAAGACTCGGATTGAAAACGTTGTTGTACTATTTGTCAACCAGCACGCTGGCTATATTAACCGGTTTATTTATTGTGAATCTGGTTAAACCTGGTATTGGCGTTGAACTTGGGTTCAGCCAATCAGTTGAAGGACTTGCAGAAAAAGCAGGATCGGTTAAAGAAATATTGTACCGCTTAATTCCCGATAATATTGTTGATGCTATGGCTCAGGGCACAATCCTTTCAGTCATCTTTTTTGCCATCATTTTTGGGTATTTTATAACAAAGGTTGAAGATCCTTATAAAAACTCGCTAAAAACATTTTTCGATGCCATTTTTGAGGTAATGATGAAAGTTACGCTGTTCATCATTCGATTCACTCCACTGGGCATTTTTGGAATTGTGGCCGGCGAGGTAGCACGAAACGCCAGCCAGCTAGGAAGCATTGCCGGAAGTTTGGCCGTTTACAGCCTTTGTGTAATTGCAGGATTGCTGCTACATGCTTTTGTAATTCTACCTTTAATTGTGCGTTTTGTGGGAAAAGCTAAACCATTTACCCATTTTAAAAACATGGCCACTCCCCTGCTTACAGCCTTTTCTACATCGTCGTCGAGTGCCACGCTTCCGCTTACCATGGAAGCACTGGAGCACAAAAGCGGTGTATCAAATAAGATTACAAGTTTTACATTGCCACTTGGAGCTACCATAAATATGGATGGAACAGCACTTTACGAATGTATGGCTGCCATGTTTATTGCACAGGCTTATGGTGTCGATCTGTCGATTACCCAGCAAGCTTTCGTGGTAGTAACTGCACTACTGGCTTCAATCGGAGCGGCCGGAATTCCAATGGCGGGACTGGTAATGATTACCGTTGTACTTTCCGCAGTGGGGCTTCCTCTTGAAGGAATCGGACTTATTCTGGCTGTTGACAGACCATTGGATATGTTACGAACATCGGTTAATGTTTGGAGCGATAGCTGTGGTGCTGTAACCGTTGCCCGGTCGGAAAATGAAGAAACTGCAGTTGCTATGTAA
- the ilvA gene encoding threonine ammonia-lyase — protein MNDSKYFPQLQDIIRAKHNLSEIVLQTPLQKNLNLSEEFQANVFLKREDLQIVRSYKIRGAYNKIAQLSDAERKKGVVCASAGNHAQGVAYSCRLLGIEGKIYMPSTTPKQKIKQVKMFGKTDVEVIITGDTYDDAHRAALEDCQKTGMAFIHPFDDPQIIEGQATVGIEILQDAKETIDYLFVPIGGGGLAAGVGAYFNQISPKTKIIGVEPAGAPSMQKSLEANEVLTLEKIDKFVDGAAVQRVGETTFKICKKVISAYQSVPEGKICTKILELYNRDAIVIEPAGALSIAALDFYREQIKGKNVVCIVSGSNNDITRTEEIKERSLLYEGLKHYFIVRFPQRAGALQTFVNIVLGPTDDVTHFEYSKKTNREKGPAVIGIEVQKPEDFNGLVKRMEENGFIFEYLNEKPDLFQFLT, from the coding sequence ATGAACGACTCAAAATATTTTCCTCAACTACAAGATATTATCAGAGCGAAGCATAACCTTAGTGAAATTGTGCTTCAAACCCCGCTTCAAAAAAACCTGAACCTATCGGAAGAATTTCAGGCAAACGTGTTTTTAAAACGTGAAGACCTTCAGATTGTGCGTTCGTACAAGATACGGGGAGCTTACAATAAAATTGCACAACTTTCGGATGCCGAACGAAAAAAAGGGGTAGTTTGTGCCAGTGCCGGAAACCATGCACAGGGAGTCGCCTACTCGTGTCGTCTTCTCGGAATTGAGGGCAAAATTTACATGCCGTCAACAACACCCAAACAGAAAATTAAGCAGGTAAAAATGTTTGGAAAAACAGATGTTGAAGTGATAATTACCGGCGACACTTACGACGATGCACACCGTGCTGCACTTGAAGATTGCCAGAAAACAGGCATGGCTTTTATCCACCCTTTCGACGATCCTCAAATTATAGAAGGTCAGGCAACCGTTGGTATTGAAATCCTGCAGGATGCAAAAGAAACCATCGATTATCTATTTGTGCCAATCGGCGGCGGCGGATTGGCGGCAGGTGTTGGTGCATATTTTAACCAGATTAGTCCGAAAACAAAAATAATTGGTGTAGAACCGGCCGGAGCACCATCGATGCAAAAATCGCTGGAAGCCAACGAAGTACTTACACTGGAAAAAATCGACAAATTTGTTGATGGCGCTGCAGTTCAGCGCGTTGGCGAAACAACTTTTAAAATATGCAAAAAGGTAATTAGCGCATATCAATCGGTTCCTGAAGGTAAGATATGTACCAAAATACTGGAGTTGTACAACCGCGATGCAATTGTTATTGAGCCTGCCGGAGCATTGTCGATTGCCGCTCTTGATTTTTATCGTGAGCAGATAAAAGGTAAAAACGTGGTTTGTATTGTTAGCGGCAGCAATAACGACATTACCCGAACTGAAGAGATTAAAGAAAGATCGTTACTTTACGAAGGGTTGAAACATTATTTTATTGTACGTTTTCCGCAACGTGCCGGCGCACTGCAAACATTTGTAAATATTGTGCTTGGTCCAACTGATGATGTTACCCATTTTGAGTACTCAAAAAAGACCAATCGCGAAAAAGGTCCAGCGGTAATTGGTATTGAAGTTCAAAAGCCGGAAGATTTTAATGGTTTGGTTAAACGAATGGAAGAAAACGGTTTCATTTTCGAATACCTGAATGAAAAACCTGATCTTTTTCAGTTTCTGACTTGA
- a CDS encoding diacylglycerol kinase family protein — protein sequence MENNFFTQRIFSFKFALNGIRHLLKNETNFRIHLLASFIVLALAWITDISQTEWLLIIVCIGSVFGAEAFNSAIECICDFVCKEKNKNIKIIKDISAAAVLIISAMAAIIGIIIFCEKS from the coding sequence ATGGAAAATAACTTTTTTACACAAAGGATTTTCAGCTTTAAATTCGCCTTAAACGGAATAAGACATTTACTAAAGAATGAGACAAATTTTCGAATTCACCTGCTGGCAAGTTTTATTGTTCTGGCTCTGGCCTGGATTACCGATATCTCCCAAACTGAATGGTTATTAATAATCGTTTGTATTGGCAGTGTGTTTGGTGCCGAAGCTTTTAATTCTGCTATTGAGTGTATTTGTGATTTTGTCTGCAAAGAGAAAAATAAGAACATCAAAATCATAAAAGATATTTCTGCCGCTGCGGTATTAATTATTTCTGCAATGGCGGCAATTATTGGTATAATTATATTCTGCGAAAAGTCATAA
- the creD gene encoding cell envelope integrity protein CreD, with product MEKQENILDRLGISFHRTLSFKLLVIGMLIIILLIPKVMIQGLISERQINSRQVVNEVMSKWSNEQVISGPVLFVPFKKRIYNEEDKKYNEITRYATFLPKKLSINGELQPKQLTRSIYNVDVYETELIINGSFEDIDLAKSDIEIADIIWDDAQLQLSISDLRGINKGLELKWNNKDYTFSPGKNSSSIGHSGVSVPLKNIVSEDLNGDFKIDLQLKGSQSLVFTPLGENTTVHLQSTWNDPGFTGNYLPADRNVDEKGFQADWNVLHFNRNYPQQWISSNIAENQNDIENSKFGVEMVSLADHYQKNMRSAKYAILIIIITFVVFFMFEVISEQRIHPFQYIMVGSAISIFYLLLLSISEHLGFNMAYSIATLAVILLVFFYTRSFMPKLKNQLLTSLGLVVCYLFIFILLQLESFALLAGSIGLFVLLAALMYATRKINWYKN from the coding sequence ATGGAAAAACAAGAAAACATTTTAGACCGCCTGGGAATAAGCTTTCACCGGACTTTATCGTTTAAACTTTTGGTAATCGGTATGCTCATCATTATTCTGTTGATTCCAAAAGTAATGATACAAGGCCTGATTAGCGAACGCCAGATAAATTCAAGACAGGTGGTAAACGAGGTGATGAGCAAGTGGTCGAACGAACAGGTGATTAGTGGTCCGGTACTTTTTGTGCCTTTCAAAAAGAGAATTTACAACGAGGAAGATAAAAAGTATAACGAGATTACACGTTATGCTACTTTTCTGCCCAAAAAACTTTCGATTAACGGCGAGTTACAGCCAAAACAGTTGACAAGAAGCATTTACAATGTTGATGTTTACGAAACAGAATTAATCATTAACGGAAGTTTTGAAGACATTGACCTGGCCAAATCGGATATAGAAATTGCCGATATAATTTGGGACGATGCACAACTTCAGCTATCAATAAGCGATTTGCGAGGTATAAATAAAGGACTGGAGCTAAAATGGAACAATAAAGATTATACTTTCTCGCCGGGTAAAAACTCATCGTCCATCGGACACAGCGGCGTTTCTGTTCCGTTAAAAAACATTGTTTCGGAGGATTTAAACGGTGATTTCAAAATTGATCTGCAGTTAAAAGGCAGTCAAAGCCTCGTGTTCACGCCATTGGGTGAAAATACAACGGTTCATTTACAATCGACGTGGAACGATCCGGGATTTACCGGCAATTACTTACCCGCCGACCGGAATGTGGATGAAAAAGGTTTTCAGGCCGATTGGAACGTACTGCATTTTAACCGGAATTATCCGCAACAATGGATAAGCAGCAACATTGCCGAAAATCAAAACGACATTGAAAACTCGAAGTTTGGTGTTGAAATGGTTTCGTTGGCCGATCACTACCAAAAAAATATGCGAAGTGCCAAATATGCCATTCTCATCATTATTATCACTTTTGTGGTGTTTTTTATGTTCGAGGTAATTTCAGAACAACGTATCCATCCGTTTCAGTATATTATGGTTGGTTCAGCAATCAGTATTTTCTATTTACTATTGCTTTCAATTTCCGAGCACCTTGGTTTTAATATGGCCTACTCCATTGCCACGCTTGCAGTCATTTTACTGGTATTCTTTTACACCCGAAGTTTTATGCCAAAACTTAAAAACCAACTCCTTACAAGTTTAGGCTTAGTAGTATGTTATCTGTTTATTTTCATTCTGTTACAGCTTGAGTCGTTTGCCTTGCTTGCCGGCAGCATCGGTTTATTTGTATTGCTTGCAGCACTAATGTATGCCACCCGAAAAATTAACTGGTACAAAAATTAA
- a CDS encoding transcriptional regulator, with translation MKNPIQNLNKAFENKVRLGVMAALMVNSRLSFNELKDLLELTDGNLASHIKALEKEKFISVNKTFIGKKPNTTYAVTSSGSKAFELHLKALEDLINNQNITNK, from the coding sequence GTGAAGAATCCGATTCAAAATCTGAATAAAGCCTTTGAAAATAAAGTGAGATTAGGCGTTATGGCTGCCTTAATGGTGAATTCGCGCTTGAGTTTTAACGAACTGAAAGACTTGCTCGAACTGACCGATGGCAACCTGGCCAGCCACATAAAAGCGTTGGAGAAGGAAAAGTTTATTTCGGTTAATAAAACCTTTATTGGTAAAAAACCCAACACAACTTACGCGGTTACATCAAGCGGAAGTAAGGCTTTTGAGCTGCATTTAAAAGCACTGGAAGATTTAATCAACAATCAAAATATAACGAATAAATAA
- a CDS encoding CPBP family intramembrane glutamic endopeptidase has product MKHLTRAFDGQNEWWKYLVVIMVALVVGQIVGAIPLIIVMGVSMAMNGGQMATPENAMDLTAYGIDPNLGLVLIVVPFIVTLVLAIVLIKALHQRKTTDVVNGGAPFRWKRFWLGVGVWGVIMLVLFFVQLLISPEQLEFRFDPASFIPLVFVAIIFIPIQSGTEEFIFRGYLAQGVAGWTKRVWAAILIPSLLFALMHAANPEVKEHGFWMMMPSYFIFGLAFAITAVLDDGIELAIGIHAINNTLLSILVTSKESALQTPALFFQRETDPISESITLVISSVIMLIIFKLILKWDFSIIWKKIEPPTSIDEA; this is encoded by the coding sequence ATGAAACACTTAACGCGAGCTTTTGATGGCCAGAATGAATGGTGGAAATATTTGGTAGTCATTATGGTAGCCCTTGTTGTTGGGCAAATTGTTGGTGCCATTCCATTAATTATTGTCATGGGTGTGTCAATGGCTATGAATGGTGGACAAATGGCGACACCGGAAAACGCAATGGATTTAACGGCATACGGAATAGATCCAAATCTTGGGCTTGTTCTTATTGTTGTTCCGTTTATTGTAACATTAGTTTTGGCCATTGTTTTGATAAAAGCTTTACATCAGCGTAAAACCACAGATGTAGTAAATGGGGGAGCTCCTTTCAGGTGGAAACGATTTTGGCTGGGTGTTGGTGTTTGGGGAGTGATTATGCTGGTGCTGTTTTTTGTGCAGTTGCTAATTAGTCCCGAACAATTGGAGTTTCGGTTTGATCCGGCATCATTTATTCCACTGGTTTTTGTGGCTATTATTTTTATTCCCATTCAATCGGGTACTGAAGAATTTATTTTCAGGGGATACCTGGCACAGGGCGTTGCCGGATGGACAAAGCGAGTTTGGGCGGCAATTCTGATTCCATCGCTTTTGTTTGCCTTAATGCATGCTGCCAATCCCGAAGTAAAAGAACACGGTTTCTGGATGATGATGCCATCGTATTTTATTTTTGGTTTGGCTTTCGCTATAACAGCAGTACTCGACGATGGTATTGAGCTGGCCATTGGAATACACGCCATTAATAATACGCTATTATCAATATTGGTGACCAGCAAAGAATCAGCTTTACAAACACCGGCATTATTCTTTCAGCGAGAGACAGATCCGATAAGTGAATCGATAACTTTAGTCATTTCTTCGGTGATTATGTTGATAATCTTTAAACTGATACTAAAATGGGATTTTTCTATCATTTGGAAGAAGATAGAACCGCCCACAAGTATAGATGAGGCTTAA
- a CDS encoding tetratricopeptide repeat protein: protein MITTNTTTFQYFQSANTSFEEIKQNFVVRLKEFELLRSDLLDDEMKGSVQHFLILGRRGSGKSTLLRRIECEVNENELLNEKYITINFAEEQASIHRLFDLFEEIIKTLKCNFGYENLPDTDTLDIPDDYSEYSRDLYRHIQKALHGRSHKLLLLIDNIDKIFLGIKEDAQVLREILLNFDDIKVIGGSTLMSEHFWQYDLPFYQFFRVLRLEALSSDEIKNLMLSWSERLKVEALEKFVKTKPGQLEAIRILTDGMPRTLQFFVDLLINRPQQNGYAYIQKIMDLVTPLYQERLNNLPPIEQKIVLKLAFMWEAASIRDLVKPTKIQSKVLSANLKTLSDKRIVDKIATGKKNHLYRLTERFFNMWLIVTQGSPMEKRKARWLTIFLENFYDQKEIKQIVERHLDDLKSCKMKEDHLTLMTKALSQSKYTSFEERDMLIEQNLSIPTLDENLKSTLPSTSKEIIKRIHELVGNKNYVGAIREAINIPNECDGYKEMFLGNIYAEWNKYEKAFKNYLSSINKGNIIAYRYLALAYKNNERYNLAEEYFKKAINEGIETALFDLALLYEDQGDFNLAEEYYVKAIEKDNENAFNNLALLYEDQGKIDLAEEYYLKAVDKGVVGAFNNLAILYKNKEEQDLAEKYYLKAVDKGDVSAIFNLGLLYDDQGKVELAQKYYTQAIDCGNVRAFNNLGLLYENQGEIALAEEFFLRAIDEGNETASFNLAMMYQDQKKEGLAEEYYLKAIELGSVSAINNLAILYDTQKKNALAEEYFLEAIEKGNVNAINNLAFLYSNRGENELAEKYYLKAIEKGNSIALQNIFVLYYMVLKDKKKVETYINIGKKNSFLRNQHRILSQLYVGQVSGIRDEVFSLADEEDGLDEMFLTHLLVHFQKNLVWKLFNNEEFGQNLKNKFTPIYYVTSKLINDKETKLNLLKIPPEIEETVHEIMDNIEKLRKEYYPEA from the coding sequence ATGATTACTACTAATACAACAACATTTCAGTATTTTCAATCAGCGAATACGAGTTTTGAAGAGATAAAACAAAATTTTGTAGTTCGCCTTAAAGAGTTTGAATTACTTCGCTCAGACCTCCTTGATGATGAAATGAAGGGCTCTGTTCAGCATTTTCTGATTTTGGGAAGACGCGGGAGTGGAAAATCAACATTATTAAGAAGGATTGAATGCGAGGTAAATGAAAATGAGTTGTTAAATGAGAAATACATTACAATCAATTTTGCAGAAGAGCAGGCAAGTATTCATCGACTGTTTGATCTATTCGAGGAAATCATAAAAACTTTAAAGTGTAATTTCGGATATGAAAATTTACCAGATACAGATACTTTGGATATTCCAGACGACTATTCCGAATATTCCAGAGATCTTTATCGTCACATTCAAAAAGCACTTCATGGGCGGTCTCATAAACTTTTGTTACTGATTGATAATATTGATAAAATATTTTTGGGCATAAAAGAAGATGCTCAAGTTTTAAGGGAAATATTACTAAACTTTGATGATATAAAGGTGATTGGTGGCAGCACTTTGATGAGTGAGCATTTTTGGCAATATGATTTGCCATTTTATCAGTTTTTTAGAGTTCTTCGTCTTGAAGCTTTGAGCTCCGATGAAATTAAAAATCTTATGTTGAGTTGGTCGGAGAGATTAAAAGTTGAGGCGTTGGAAAAGTTTGTGAAAACTAAGCCAGGCCAACTAGAAGCAATAAGGATATTGACTGATGGTATGCCTAGAACCTTACAATTTTTTGTTGATCTATTAATTAATCGCCCTCAGCAAAATGGCTATGCTTATATTCAAAAAATAATGGACCTGGTTACCCCTTTGTATCAGGAGCGTCTGAATAATTTGCCTCCCATTGAACAAAAAATTGTTTTGAAGTTGGCTTTTATGTGGGAAGCAGCCAGTATACGTGATTTGGTGAAGCCTACAAAAATTCAAAGCAAAGTATTGTCTGCAAATCTTAAAACACTATCAGATAAAAGAATTGTAGATAAAATTGCAACTGGAAAGAAGAATCATTTATACCGTCTTACTGAGCGTTTTTTTAATATGTGGTTGATCGTAACACAAGGTAGTCCGATGGAAAAGCGTAAAGCACGGTGGTTAACCATATTTCTTGAGAATTTTTATGACCAGAAAGAGATAAAACAAATTGTAGAGCGTCATTTAGATGATTTGAAATCTTGTAAGATGAAAGAAGATCATTTGACATTGATGACTAAGGCTTTATCTCAGTCAAAGTATACAAGTTTTGAAGAAAGAGATATGTTGATAGAACAAAATTTGTCAATTCCGACTCTTGATGAAAATTTGAAATCTACACTTCCTTCAACATCTAAAGAGATAATTAAAAGAATTCATGAATTGGTTGGTAATAAAAATTATGTTGGGGCAATACGAGAGGCAATAAATATTCCAAACGAATGTGATGGATATAAGGAAATGTTTCTAGGAAATATATATGCAGAGTGGAATAAATATGAAAAGGCGTTTAAGAATTATTTATCGTCAATAAATAAGGGGAATATAATTGCTTATAGGTATTTGGCTCTAGCCTATAAGAATAATGAAAGATATAATCTCGCTGAAGAATATTTTAAAAAGGCCATTAATGAGGGGATTGAAACTGCCTTATTTGATTTGGCACTTTTATATGAAGATCAAGGGGATTTTAATTTAGCTGAAGAGTATTATGTAAAAGCAATTGAAAAAGATAATGAGAATGCGTTTAATAATTTAGCTCTTTTATATGAAGATCAAGGGAAAATTGACTTAGCCGAAGAGTATTATTTAAAAGCAGTTGATAAGGGAGTTGTTGGAGCATTTAATAATTTGGCAATTTTGTATAAGAATAAAGAAGAACAAGATCTTGCCGAAAAATATTATTTAAAAGCAGTTGATAAAGGAGATGTTAGTGCAATTTTCAATTTAGGACTTTTATATGATGATCAAGGAAAGGTCGAATTAGCTCAGAAATATTATACTCAAGCTATTGACTGCGGTAATGTAAGGGCATTTAATAATTTAGGACTATTGTACGAAAATCAAGGAGAAATAGCTTTAGCCGAAGAATTTTTTCTTAGAGCTATTGATGAAGGGAATGAAACAGCAAGCTTTAATCTAGCGATGATGTATCAAGATCAGAAAAAAGAAGGCTTAGCTGAAGAATATTATCTAAAGGCAATTGAACTAGGAAGTGTTAGTGCAATTAATAATCTAGCAATATTATACGATACCCAAAAGAAAAACGCTTTGGCTGAAGAATATTTTTTAGAGGCGATTGAGAAAGGGAATGTTAATGCCATTAACAATTTGGCCTTTTTGTATAGTAACCGAGGGGAAAATGAGTTAGCAGAAAAGTATTATCTGAAAGCGATTGAAAAAGGAAATTCTATTGCGTTACAAAATATATTTGTTTTATATTACATGGTATTGAAAGATAAGAAGAAAGTTGAAACTTATATAAATATAGGAAAGAAGAATTCTTTCCTTCGTAATCAGCATCGCATTTTAAGTCAATTATATGTGGGTCAAGTAAGTGGTATTCGAGATGAGGTTTTTAGTCTTGCGGATGAAGAGGATGGATTAGATGAAATGTTTCTAACTCATTTACTTGTACATTTTCAAAAAAATTTGGTGTGGAAGCTGTTTAATAATGAAGAATTTGGTCAAAATTTGAAAAATAAATTTACTCCAATTTATTATGTCACTTCAAAATTGATCAATGACAAAGAGACGAAATTGAATCTTTTGAAAATTCCGCCAGAAATTGAAGAAACGGTTCATGAAATAATGGATAATATTGAGAAGCTTAGAAAAGAATATTATCCTGAGGCATAA
- the leuB gene encoding 3-isopropylmalate dehydrogenase, with product MKLNIALLPGDGIGPEIIDQAMKAVKAVAKKFNHELEYEQALTGACAIDAVGDPYPEETHELCMKSDAVLFGAIGDPKFDNNPKAPVRPEQGLLAMRKKLGLYANIRPVETFESLLHKSPLRRELVEGADFVCIRELTGGMYFGDKGRKDEGNTAFDTCIYTREEVERILKLGYEFAAKRNKKLTVVDKANVLESSRLWREVAQEMAPNYPEIQTEYMFVDNAAMQIIQWPKNFDVMVTENMFGDILTDEASVITGSLGLLPSASVGIHTSVFEPIHGSYPQAAGKNIANPIATILSAAMMFEYAFDLKEEGKIIRDAVAASMAEGFVTEDIAEGQAQSTSAVGDWIAHWIEKN from the coding sequence ATGAAACTGAACATTGCATTATTGCCCGGCGACGGGATTGGACCTGAAATTATTGATCAGGCTATGAAAGCAGTGAAAGCTGTTGCTAAAAAATTTAATCACGAATTAGAATACGAACAAGCTCTAACCGGCGCTTGTGCCATCGACGCAGTTGGCGATCCTTATCCGGAAGAAACACACGAATTGTGTATGAAATCGGATGCTGTACTTTTTGGCGCTATTGGCGACCCGAAATTCGACAATAACCCCAAAGCACCAGTACGTCCTGAGCAGGGATTGCTGGCCATGCGTAAAAAACTGGGATTGTATGCCAACATCCGTCCGGTAGAAACTTTTGAATCGTTGTTGCACAAATCGCCACTTCGCCGTGAATTGGTTGAAGGTGCTGATTTCGTTTGTATCCGCGAATTGACCGGAGGAATGTATTTTGGCGACAAAGGTCGCAAAGACGAAGGAAATACGGCTTTTGATACTTGTATTTATACGCGCGAAGAAGTAGAACGCATTCTTAAACTGGGTTACGAATTTGCTGCAAAACGTAACAAGAAACTTACCGTGGTTGACAAAGCCAACGTATTGGAAAGCTCTCGTTTGTGGCGCGAAGTTGCACAAGAAATGGCACCTAATTATCCTGAAATTCAAACAGAATATATGTTTGTTGATAATGCTGCGATGCAGATTATTCAGTGGCCAAAGAATTTTGATGTTATGGTTACCGAAAACATGTTCGGCGATATCCTTACCGACGAGGCCAGTGTTATCACCGGATCGCTTGGTTTGCTGCCATCAGCATCAGTTGGTATCCATACTTCGGTTTTTGAGCCAATTCACGGATCGTATCCGCAGGCTGCAGGTAAAAACATTGCCAACCCGATTGCTACCATCCTTTCGGCTGCAATGATGTTTGAATATGCTTTCGACCTGAAAGAAGAAGGCAAAATTATTCGCGATGCTGTTGCTGCGTCAATGGCTGAAGGATTTGTTACTGAAGACATTGCTGAAGGACAAGCTCAAAGTACATCGGCAGTTGGGGACTGGATCGCTCACTGGATTGAAAAGAACTAG